From one Catenuloplanes nepalensis genomic stretch:
- a CDS encoding cytochrome P450: protein MPKTEKVLDYPFTPPTAVDPPAEWAELRAQCPVAHVRTSTGTDALLVTRYDAVRTMLSDPRCLRNTPAGDNMAGGGAAFMNDEAEHMRWRRLLSRSFTAKRMTAMEPGIARIAHELIDDMVDRGAPADLRSALGFPLPVFVICDLLGVPAKDRERFAHWSDRFLNLTRFTPEEVRRSGEELWAYMRDHVAAKREEPGDDLLSELVTVVDSADGRLSEEELIFTGQGLLIAGHETTANMIGKMAAMLLARRERWEQLLANLGLIGPAVEEVLRFDANLGFGTHRLITEDMEIDGTLITAGTQVLASMPSANRDERVFDDPDDMDLTRTPNPHLTFGAGSRSCLGQSLARVELQTTLRVLLERLPGLELAVPVEDLRRREGLLVGGLEEVPVRW from the coding sequence GTGCCGAAGACGGAGAAAGTCCTCGACTACCCCTTCACCCCGCCGACCGCGGTGGACCCGCCCGCCGAGTGGGCCGAGCTGCGCGCCCAGTGCCCGGTCGCGCACGTGCGCACCAGCACCGGCACCGACGCGCTGCTGGTCACGCGCTACGACGCGGTCCGCACCATGCTCAGCGACCCGCGCTGCCTGCGGAACACGCCCGCGGGCGACAACATGGCCGGTGGCGGCGCCGCCTTCATGAACGACGAGGCCGAGCACATGCGCTGGCGCCGCCTGCTGAGCCGGTCGTTCACCGCGAAACGGATGACCGCGATGGAGCCGGGCATCGCCCGGATCGCGCACGAACTCATCGACGACATGGTGGACCGCGGCGCGCCCGCGGACCTGCGTTCCGCACTGGGCTTCCCGCTGCCGGTCTTCGTCATCTGCGACCTGCTCGGCGTACCCGCGAAGGATCGGGAAAGGTTTGCGCACTGGTCCGACCGGTTCCTCAACCTGACCCGCTTCACGCCCGAGGAGGTGCGGCGGTCCGGCGAGGAGCTGTGGGCCTACATGCGCGACCACGTCGCGGCGAAGCGCGAGGAGCCCGGCGACGACCTGCTCTCCGAACTGGTCACGGTCGTCGACTCGGCCGACGGCCGTCTCTCCGAGGAGGAGCTGATCTTCACGGGCCAGGGCCTGCTCATCGCGGGCCACGAGACCACCGCCAACATGATCGGCAAGATGGCCGCGATGCTGCTGGCCCGCCGCGAGCGCTGGGAGCAGCTGCTGGCGAACCTCGGCCTGATCGGGCCGGCCGTCGAGGAGGTGCTGCGCTTCGACGCGAACCTCGGCTTCGGCACCCACCGCCTGATCACCGAGGACATGGAGATCGACGGCACGCTGATCACGGCCGGCACCCAGGTCCTCGCGTCCATGCCGTCCGCGAACCGCGACGAGCGCGTCTTCGACGACCCCGACGACATGGACCTCACGCGCACGCCGAACCCGCACCTGACCTTCGGCGCCGGCTCCCGCTCCTGCCTCGGCCAGTCCCTGGCCCGCGTCGAGCTGCAGACCACGCTGCGCGTCCTGCTGGAACGCCTGCCCGGCCTCGAACTGGCCGTCCCGGTCGAGGACCTGCGCCGCCGCGAGGGCCTGCTGGTCGGCGGCCTCGAGGAGGTCCCGGTCCGCTGGTGA
- a CDS encoding ferredoxin, with translation MKISVDEDKCIGAGQCVLTAPHTFDQRDEDGVVILLAAEPAALEQTAARTAATVCPAAAIAIVED, from the coding sequence GTGAAGATCTCGGTCGACGAGGACAAATGCATCGGCGCTGGTCAGTGCGTGCTCACCGCGCCGCACACGTTCGACCAGCGAGATGAGGACGGCGTGGTGATCCTGCTGGCCGCCGAGCCGGCCGCGCTGGAGCAGACCGCGGCGCGCACCGCGGCCACGGTCTGCCCGGCCGCCGCCATCGCGATCGTGGAGGACTGA
- a CDS encoding TetR/AcrR family transcriptional regulator encodes MSDLDAPVTPRRRDAARTRRLLLDAARLRFIRDGYAATTVRDIADDAGVNVSLISRYFASKEGLFEACLGAAVTDLGNDTDGLSRDEIIARVAGRVAGGDRLDNSYVMLMRSSGDERIDEMRRAVLVAHARKLAATGAADEHALLRAEVVIAAAFGIAMIRSSLRPEPLASADDAVLRTLLTDLIDAVLPR; translated from the coding sequence GTGTCTGACCTGGACGCCCCGGTCACGCCGCGCCGGCGGGACGCGGCACGCACCCGCCGGCTGCTACTCGACGCGGCCCGGCTGCGCTTCATCCGCGACGGGTACGCGGCCACGACCGTGCGCGACATCGCGGACGACGCCGGCGTCAACGTGTCGCTGATCAGCCGCTACTTCGCGTCCAAGGAAGGCCTGTTCGAGGCCTGCCTGGGCGCGGCCGTCACCGACCTGGGCAACGACACCGACGGCCTGTCCCGGGACGAGATCATCGCGCGGGTCGCCGGCCGGGTCGCGGGCGGCGACCGGCTCGACAACTCCTACGTGATGCTGATGCGCTCGTCCGGCGACGAGCGCATCGACGAGATGCGGCGGGCCGTCCTGGTCGCGCACGCGCGCAAGCTGGCGGCGACCGGCGCCGCGGACGAGCACGCGCTGCTGCGCGCGGAGGTGGTGATCGCGGCCGCGTTCGGCATCGCCATGATCCGGTCCTCGCTGCGCCCGGAGCCGCTCGCCTCCGCCGACGACGCCGTGCTCCGCACCCTGCTCACCGACTTGATCGACGCGGTCCTGCCCCGCTGA
- a CDS encoding alpha/beta fold hydrolase, with the protein MDTTRRTLLAGSAAAATGALLGAPASAAPGTAKPKPTVVLVHGSFADASSWNGVAARLIRDGYPVLAPANPLRGVSADSAYLASVLATLTGPLVVVGHSYGGIVATNAATGNPNVKALVYVAAFVPDEGDTLLALQTRFPGSRLDEAALDFRPYGEGLVDGYVKKDVFRSVFAADVPKETAALMWAGQRPTDARTLGEPSGVPAWKTIPSYYLVAAEDQVLPPAAQRFMAERAGATTREVDASHVAMISQPGAMADLIKRAAR; encoded by the coding sequence ATGGATACCACCCGCCGTACGCTCCTCGCCGGATCCGCGGCCGCCGCCACCGGTGCGCTGCTCGGCGCGCCCGCGTCCGCGGCACCCGGCACGGCCAAGCCCAAGCCCACGGTCGTGCTGGTGCACGGCTCGTTCGCGGACGCGTCCAGCTGGAACGGCGTCGCCGCCCGGCTGATCAGGGACGGCTACCCGGTGCTCGCGCCGGCGAACCCGCTGCGCGGCGTCTCCGCCGACTCCGCCTACCTGGCCAGCGTGCTCGCCACGCTCACCGGCCCGCTGGTGGTCGTCGGCCACTCGTACGGCGGGATCGTCGCCACGAACGCGGCGACCGGCAACCCGAACGTCAAGGCGCTGGTCTACGTGGCCGCGTTCGTCCCGGACGAGGGCGACACGCTGCTCGCCCTGCAGACCCGGTTCCCGGGCAGCCGGCTCGACGAGGCCGCGCTGGACTTCCGGCCGTACGGGGAGGGGCTCGTCGACGGCTACGTCAAGAAGGACGTGTTCCGCAGCGTCTTCGCGGCCGACGTGCCGAAGGAGACCGCCGCGCTGATGTGGGCCGGCCAGCGCCCGACGGACGCGCGCACGCTGGGCGAACCGTCCGGCGTGCCCGCCTGGAAGACCATCCCGTCCTACTACCTGGTCGCCGCCGAGGACCAGGTGCTGCCCCCGGCCGCGCAGCGGTTCATGGCGGAGCGCGCCGGCGCGACCACCCGCGAGGTCGACGCCTCGCACGTCGCGATGATCTCCCAGCCGGGCGCGATGGCCGATCTGATCAAGCGGGCGGCGCGCTGA
- a CDS encoding 2TM domain-containing protein: MTSPKSHAARILGLRIHVLCYAVLNVVQVLVWWFFTPEQHFWPIWSLVAWGLGLAFHVWAVTRPVRA, encoded by the coding sequence ATGACATCGCCGAAGAGTCACGCGGCCCGGATCCTGGGCCTGCGCATTCACGTTCTCTGTTACGCCGTGCTCAATGTGGTGCAGGTGCTGGTGTGGTGGTTCTTCACGCCGGAGCAGCACTTCTGGCCGATCTGGTCGCTCGTCGCCTGGGGCCTCGGCCTGGCGTTCCACGTCTGGGCGGTGACCCGGCCGGTGCGGGCCTGA
- a CDS encoding extracellular solute-binding protein produces the protein MISRAMSRRHLLGLGAGAGAAAALAACGSSGPSSSPGGGGDGVASYWSLSGPPGEPARKAALERFNAANPDTKISSLFFQNDAFKQKIKTSIGAGTGPTMIWGWGGGTLKSYVEAGQVDDLTDWFTQNAAVKDKLFPSSFGAATVNGRIYAMPHETVQPILLYWNKKVFDDVGVEPPQSWDDIMALVPRFNEKNIAPFSLGGQSRWTNMMWLELLLDRIAGTEVFDRVFAGEANAWSDPAVLDMLNKVKQLIDAKGFVNGYSSITADSNADQALLYTGKAAMMLHGSWSYGIQEAQGGDFVSSGGLGWMNFPPVEGGKGDPSNQVGNPGHYLSISSKASPEAKEVAKKFFSTTLIDAEEPKHWIESGNTPIIKGSDSLYGSAPNGEFLKFVYDASVNAKVFAQSWDQALSPTAAETLLDNIAKLFQGQVSPQQWVDNMNAVIGK, from the coding sequence ATGATCAGTAGAGCCATGTCCCGGCGCCATCTTCTGGGTCTCGGCGCGGGTGCCGGTGCGGCCGCGGCGCTGGCCGCCTGCGGCAGTTCCGGGCCCAGCAGTTCACCCGGCGGCGGCGGTGACGGCGTCGCCAGTTACTGGTCGCTGAGCGGCCCGCCCGGTGAGCCCGCCCGCAAGGCGGCCCTGGAGCGGTTCAACGCGGCCAACCCGGACACGAAGATCTCGTCGCTCTTCTTCCAGAACGACGCGTTCAAGCAGAAGATCAAGACCTCCATCGGCGCGGGTACGGGACCCACGATGATCTGGGGCTGGGGCGGCGGCACGCTCAAGTCCTACGTGGAGGCCGGTCAGGTCGACGACCTGACCGACTGGTTCACCCAGAACGCCGCGGTGAAGGACAAGCTGTTCCCGTCCTCGTTCGGCGCGGCCACGGTGAACGGCAGGATCTACGCGATGCCGCACGAGACGGTCCAGCCGATCCTGCTCTACTGGAACAAAAAGGTCTTCGACGACGTCGGCGTGGAGCCGCCGCAGTCGTGGGACGACATCATGGCGCTGGTGCCGCGGTTCAACGAGAAGAACATCGCGCCGTTCTCGCTCGGCGGCCAGTCCCGCTGGACGAACATGATGTGGCTGGAGCTGCTGCTCGACCGGATCGCCGGGACCGAGGTCTTCGACCGGGTCTTCGCCGGCGAGGCGAACGCCTGGTCCGACCCGGCCGTGCTGGACATGCTCAACAAGGTCAAGCAGCTCATCGACGCGAAGGGGTTCGTCAACGGCTACTCGTCGATCACCGCGGACTCGAACGCGGACCAGGCGCTGCTCTACACCGGCAAGGCCGCGATGATGCTGCACGGCTCCTGGTCGTACGGCATCCAGGAGGCCCAGGGCGGCGACTTCGTCTCCAGCGGCGGGCTCGGCTGGATGAACTTCCCGCCGGTCGAGGGCGGCAAGGGCGACCCGTCCAACCAGGTCGGCAACCCGGGCCACTACCTGTCGATCTCCTCGAAGGCGTCGCCGGAGGCGAAGGAGGTGGCGAAGAAGTTCTTCTCCACCACGCTGATCGACGCGGAGGAGCCGAAGCACTGGATCGAGTCCGGCAACACCCCGATCATCAAGGGCAGTGACAGCCTGTACGGCAGCGCGCCGAACGGCGAGTTCCTCAAGTTCGTCTACGACGCGTCGGTCAACGCGAAGGTCTTCGCCCAGTCCTGGGACCAGGCGCTGAGCCCGACCGCGGCGGAGACGCTGCTGGACAACATCGCGAAGCTGTTCCAGGGCCAGGTGAGCCCGCAGCAGTGGGTCGACAACATGAACGCGGTCATCGGGAAATGA
- a CDS encoding carbohydrate ABC transporter permease, whose translation MTTLAPPAVRVSKSTAAPGGGRGGSLIWFTVPALLIFTAFGIVPLLGVLALSFTTWDNIGPIQPSGLDSWTAALRDPDLLNSLWVTFLIMGLSWLVQTPMSVLLGVFLAAHFRYRGLLAVLYFVPLLLSSSAIAITYKALLDPNFGAGAQLGVPFLNQDWLGDPVLAVGLLVFIVSWQYIPFHTLIYQGAVRAIPQSMYEASLIDGAGRIRQFFSITLPQLRYTIVTSSTLMVVGSLTLFDLIWVLTAGGPGRATEALAVAMYKTGFQANLMGPASAIAVILVLVGLTLSQILRRLGGGRGDESQQEGV comes from the coding sequence ATGACCACGCTCGCTCCGCCCGCCGTGCGGGTGTCGAAGTCCACCGCGGCGCCCGGCGGCGGGCGGGGTGGCTCCCTGATCTGGTTCACCGTGCCCGCCCTGCTGATCTTCACCGCGTTCGGCATCGTGCCGCTGCTCGGCGTGCTCGCGCTGAGCTTCACCACGTGGGACAACATCGGCCCGATCCAGCCGTCCGGCCTGGACAGCTGGACCGCCGCGCTGCGCGACCCGGACCTGCTGAACTCGCTCTGGGTCACTTTCCTGATCATGGGACTGTCCTGGCTGGTGCAGACCCCGATGTCGGTGCTGCTCGGCGTGTTCCTGGCCGCGCACTTCCGGTACCGTGGCCTGCTCGCGGTGCTCTACTTCGTGCCGTTGCTGCTCAGCTCGTCCGCGATCGCGATCACGTACAAGGCGCTGCTCGACCCGAACTTCGGTGCCGGTGCCCAACTCGGCGTGCCCTTCCTCAACCAGGACTGGCTCGGCGATCCCGTCCTCGCGGTCGGCCTGCTGGTCTTCATCGTGTCCTGGCAGTACATCCCGTTCCACACGCTGATCTACCAGGGCGCGGTCCGGGCCATTCCGCAGAGCATGTACGAGGCGTCGCTGATCGACGGCGCCGGCCGGATCCGGCAGTTCTTCAGCATCACGCTGCCGCAGCTGCGGTACACGATCGTCACGTCCTCCACGCTGATGGTGGTCGGCTCGCTGACGCTGTTCGACCTGATCTGGGTGCTGACCGCGGGCGGCCCCGGCCGGGCGACCGAGGCGCTGGCGGTGGCGATGTACAAGACCGGTTTCCAGGCGAATCTGATGGGACCGGCCAGCGCGATCGCGGTCATCCTGGTGCTGGTCGGGCTGACCCTGTCGCAGATCCTGCGAAGGCTCGGCGGCGGCCGCGGCGACGAGAGCCAGCAGGAGGGCGTCTGA
- a CDS encoding carbohydrate ABC transporter permease yields the protein MHRILRLNWFGGTLGWLWLLVVMLPIYWVVITSFKTQANYFITNTFAPPASPTLDNYRTVIENGFVQYFLNSVIVTAGAVIPAVAVAFMASYAIVRGAGNRWLRSINSLFLLGLAIPLQAVVIPVYLIIIRMQMYDTLAAIILPSIAFAIPLSVLVLANFIRDVPRELFESMRVDGASEWGTLWRLAFPLTRPALVTVVIYNALSIWNGFILPLVLTQSPQQRTMPLALWTYQGEFGINTPAIAASVTLTTVPILIAYAVGRRQLLSGLTAGFSR from the coding sequence ATGCACCGGATTCTTCGGCTGAACTGGTTCGGCGGCACGCTCGGCTGGCTGTGGCTTCTCGTGGTGATGCTGCCGATCTACTGGGTCGTCATCACCAGCTTCAAGACGCAGGCGAACTACTTCATCACCAACACGTTCGCGCCGCCGGCCTCGCCGACGCTGGACAACTACCGGACCGTGATCGAGAACGGCTTCGTCCAGTACTTCCTGAACAGCGTGATCGTCACGGCCGGAGCGGTGATCCCGGCGGTCGCGGTCGCGTTCATGGCGTCGTACGCGATCGTCCGCGGCGCCGGCAACCGCTGGCTCCGCTCGATCAACTCGCTGTTCCTGCTCGGCCTGGCCATCCCGCTGCAGGCGGTCGTCATCCCGGTCTACCTGATCATCATCCGGATGCAGATGTACGACACGCTCGCCGCGATCATCCTGCCCTCGATCGCGTTCGCCATCCCGCTCTCCGTGCTGGTCCTGGCGAACTTCATCCGGGACGTGCCGCGCGAGCTGTTCGAGTCGATGCGGGTGGACGGCGCGAGCGAGTGGGGCACGCTGTGGCGGCTGGCGTTCCCGCTGACCCGCCCCGCGCTGGTGACCGTGGTGATCTACAACGCGCTGAGCATCTGGAACGGCTTCATCCTGCCGCTGGTGCTGACGCAGAGCCCGCAGCAGCGCACCATGCCGCTGGCGCTGTGGACGTACCAGGGCGAGTTCGGCATCAACACGCCCGCGATCGCGGCCTCGGTCACGCTGACCACGGTCCCGATCCTGATCGCGTACGCGGTCGGCCGTCGCCAGCTGCTGAGCGGCCTCACGGCCGGCTTCAGCAGATAG